The Candidatus Margulisiibacteriota bacterium genome segment TTGAGGAATATGGTGGGGGAAGAGGACGAAAACGTGTTTAAGTTGTAGATACAAAAACAAAGTTAACTCCACGTACAATTTGGAAATGCAAAATAAGACAAACATACAAAAACTCATTCAAGCCGGCGAATCGGATACAATTGAGTTTAAACTTAGTTTCAATGACGAAACCATCGAAACTGTTGTCGCGTTTTCAAATACTTCAGGAGGTTCTGTATTTATTGGCATTGACGACAACGGTAAATTTGTCGGTGTAACAGTTGGGCAGGAAACTGTCCAAAACTGGCTCAATACAATTAAGAATAAAACTATACCTTCGCTGATACCCGATATTATTGACCGTGTTATTGATGGTAAAACTGTTTACGAAATCAGGGTAAACGAATATCCTGTTAAGCCGGTAGCCTTTAAAGGCAGATACTATAAACGAATAAAAAACTCAAATCATCAATTAAGTGTACATGAAATTTCAGAAATACACCTGAAAAGTATTCAAACTTCATGGGATGCTTACCCCTATCCAAATGCAACAATCGATAAACTGGATTTAGAAAAAGTCAACAAGTTTATTCAAAAAGTGAATAGCAGTGGACGATTTATGCTGCCCGAAGTTGAAGAGGATGCTTTACGTAAACTCAGGTTAATTGTTGATAATGTTCCGACAAATGCAGCCATGCTCCTTTTTGCAAAAGAAGATTTGTTATACAATGTGCACGTCGGTAGATTTAAAACTCCATCCCTGATAATAGATGACAAAATACTTCGGGGGACTTTGTTCGAAGTCGTAGAGGAGACCATGCGCTATATCATCGGGCAAATAAAGGTGGCTTTCGAAATTACAGGTGAAACAACTCAACGTAACGAAATTTTTGAATATCCGATACCCGCTCTTCGAGAATTGGTGCTCAATGCCATCATTCACAGGGACTATACAAGTCCTGTTGATATTCAAATAAAGATATTTGATCAAAGTATCAGTTTTTTCAACCCGGGTAAACTTTTTGGCAATCTTACTATTGAAGAGCTTAGTACTGATACATATCAATCGCATATGCGAAACAAATTAATTGCAGAGGCTTTTTATCTTACCAAAGACATTGAAAAGTACGGAAGTGGCTATATTCGAATAAGAAAGGAAATTCTTTCATAT includes the following:
- a CDS encoding putative DNA binding domain-containing protein; its protein translation is MQNKTNIQKLIQAGESDTIEFKLSFNDETIETVVAFSNTSGGSVFIGIDDNGKFVGVTVGQETVQNWLNTIKNKTIPSLIPDIIDRVIDGKTVYEIRVNEYPVKPVAFKGRYYKRIKNSNHQLSVHEISEIHLKSIQTSWDAYPYPNATIDKLDLEKVNKFIQKVNSSGRFMLPEVEEDALRKLRLIVDNVPTNAAMLLFAKEDLLYNVHVGRFKTPSLIIDDKILRGTLFEVVEETMRYIIGQIKVAFEITGETTQRNEIFEYPIPALRELVLNAIIHRDYTSPVDIQIKIFDQSISFFNPGKLFGNLTIEELSTDTYQSHMRNKLIAEAFYLTKDIEKYGSGYIRIRKEILSYPTMTIKYKEVGSGFLAELQYEKQKISFTNSTISTDKITENVGVNVGVNVGVNVGVNNLYEIIRNNPGLNSKQLHLYFDVNRRTLERWIKQLREERKIEYSGAAKTGGYYVVRNANSE